One segment of Halococcus salsus DNA contains the following:
- a CDS encoding cupin domain-containing protein, whose product MSYTKVNYEETESTQGLHFLRDPLGCEEHGVSVLDAEPNWDGFEHDHADEGEEEVYVLVDGAATITVDDEDVAMDVGDALRVSPGATRQITTGDEGAQFVISGAP is encoded by the coding sequence ATGTCGTACACCAAAGTCAACTACGAGGAGACCGAGTCGACCCAGGGACTCCACTTCCTTCGTGACCCGCTCGGCTGTGAGGAGCACGGCGTCAGCGTGCTCGACGCCGAGCCGAACTGGGACGGCTTCGAACACGACCACGCCGACGAGGGCGAGGAGGAGGTCTACGTGCTCGTCGACGGCGCGGCCACGATCACCGTCGACGACGAGGACGTCGCGATGGACGTCGGCGACGCGCTCCGGGTCTCACCCGGTGCCACACGGCAGATCACGACCGGCGACGAGGGTGCCCAGTTCGTGATCAGCGGCGCGCCCTGA
- the rimI gene encoding ribosomal protein S18-alanine N-acetyltransferase — translation MTTATDADGPGVRTREIVRADLLSVFRIEKASFPQPWPFRAFERFLGTPGFLVAVTDEVVGYIVADDVPNHGRRLGHVKDLAVDPHHRGRGVGATLLARALDVMDGRRATSVKLEVRASNERAQTLYRRFGFVHRKTAPGYYADGENALIMVRD, via the coding sequence ATGACGACGGCGACCGATGCCGACGGGCCGGGGGTGCGGACCCGCGAGATCGTCCGGGCCGACCTCCTCTCGGTGTTCCGGATCGAGAAAGCCTCCTTCCCCCAGCCGTGGCCGTTCCGCGCGTTCGAACGGTTCCTCGGGACTCCGGGCTTTCTGGTGGCCGTCACCGATGAGGTGGTCGGCTACATCGTCGCCGACGACGTGCCGAACCACGGCCGGCGGCTCGGGCACGTCAAGGACCTCGCGGTCGACCCCCACCATCGCGGACGCGGGGTCGGCGCGACCCTGCTCGCCCGCGCGCTCGACGTCATGGACGGCCGACGCGCCACCTCGGTCAAGCTCGAAGTCCGCGCGAGCAACGAGCGCGCACAGACGCTCTACCGACGGTTCGGCTTCGTCCACCGGAAGACCGCACCGGGCTACTACGCCGACGGCGAGAACGCGCTGATCATGGTTCGGGACTGA
- the asd gene encoding aspartate-semialdehyde dehydrogenase encodes MTTRVGILGATGAVGQRLIQLLDPHPEFEIACVTASDDSAGRPYGEAANWRIDVPMPDAVADLDVARTEPDAIPNDVPLLFSSLPSSVGERVEPPLCEAGYVVSSNSSNDRMAEDVPLTIPEVNGDHLDLIEVQRDSRGWDGALVKNPNCSTITAVPPLAALAEFGLETAHVATMQAVSGGGYSGVTSMEIIDNVLPHIGGEEEKVETEPTKLLGEFDGAAVQRHEVDIAASCNRVATVDGHLESVWADTAEDITADDAARAMRELPALDLHSSPDQFVEVFEEPDRPQPRLDRMVGGGMSVAAGGLRGTTHGVQFNCLAHNTLRGAAGASVLNGELLVERGWV; translated from the coding sequence ATGACAACGCGAGTCGGTATTCTCGGTGCGACTGGAGCCGTCGGCCAGCGCCTCATCCAGCTTCTCGACCCCCATCCCGAGTTCGAGATCGCCTGCGTCACCGCCAGCGACGACAGCGCCGGTCGCCCCTACGGCGAGGCCGCGAACTGGCGGATCGACGTCCCGATGCCCGACGCCGTCGCCGACCTCGACGTGGCTCGAACGGAGCCCGACGCGATCCCGAACGACGTTCCGCTCCTGTTCTCGTCGCTTCCCTCGTCGGTCGGCGAACGTGTCGAACCCCCGCTCTGTGAGGCGGGCTACGTGGTCTCCTCGAACTCATCGAACGACCGGATGGCCGAGGACGTCCCGCTCACGATCCCGGAGGTCAACGGCGACCACCTCGACCTGATCGAGGTCCAGCGCGACTCCCGCGGCTGGGACGGCGCGCTGGTGAAGAACCCCAATTGTTCTACCATCACGGCAGTACCGCCGCTCGCGGCGCTCGCGGAGTTTGGCCTCGAAACCGCCCACGTCGCCACGATGCAGGCGGTCTCCGGCGGGGGTTACTCCGGGGTGACCTCGATGGAGATCATCGACAACGTCCTCCCCCACATCGGCGGCGAGGAGGAGAAGGTCGAGACCGAACCCACCAAACTCCTCGGCGAGTTCGACGGTGCGGCGGTCCAGCGTCACGAAGTGGATATCGCCGCCTCCTGCAACCGCGTCGCGACGGTCGACGGCCACCTCGAAAGCGTCTGGGCCGACACCGCGGAGGACATCACGGCCGACGACGCCGCCCGCGCGATGCGCGAGCTCCCCGCCCTCGACCTCCACAGCTCGCCCGACCAGTTCGTCGAGGTCTTCGAGGAACCCGACCGTCCCCAGCCCCGGCTCGACCGGATGGTCGGCGGCGGGATGAGCGTCGCGGCGGGCGGCCTCCGCGGGACGACGCATGGTGTACAGTTCAACTGCCTCGCCCACAACACCCTCCGTGGCGCGGCGGGCGCGAGCGTGCTGAACGGCGAACTCCTCGTCGAGCGCGGCTGGGTCTGA
- a CDS encoding triphosphoribosyl-dephospho-CoA synthase, with translation MRTTAENAELALLLEVTSTPKPGNVDRTHDHDDLRFEHFVAGAVGASQGLRMAAAGDPVGKSFERAVEGMANQRGGNTQFGALLVLVPLVAAARAEGGVTPESASAVAEATTVEDAAGFYRAFEHVDVAVDDPPDGMDALDVRRGAEAVPTLEDRGLTLSDVLAASVERDGLAREWVSRFPRSFETAERIESSDGPVPDRAARAYLELLASEPDTFVATVHDEATAREVCEAARAVLRGEASSETLADQLVEAGVNPGTTADIVAAGLFVALERGLDV, from the coding sequence ATGAGGACGACCGCGGAGAACGCCGAACTCGCCCTCCTGCTCGAAGTCACGAGCACGCCGAAACCCGGCAACGTCGACCGGACGCACGACCACGACGACCTCCGCTTCGAGCACTTCGTGGCGGGCGCGGTGGGCGCGAGCCAGGGCCTCCGAATGGCGGCAGCGGGCGACCCAGTAGGAAAATCGTTCGAGCGCGCCGTCGAGGGAATGGCGAACCAGCGCGGCGGCAACACCCAGTTCGGCGCGTTGCTGGTCCTCGTCCCGCTGGTCGCGGCGGCACGCGCGGAGGGCGGGGTCACACCGGAATCGGCGTCGGCGGTCGCCGAGGCCACGACGGTCGAGGACGCGGCGGGGTTCTATCGAGCCTTCGAACACGTCGACGTCGCGGTCGACGACCCGCCCGACGGGATGGACGCGCTCGACGTTCGCCGCGGTGCCGAGGCGGTTCCCACGCTCGAAGACCGCGGGCTGACACTCTCCGACGTGCTCGCGGCGAGCGTCGAGCGCGACGGCCTCGCGCGCGAGTGGGTCTCGCGGTTCCCGCGGAGCTTCGAGACCGCCGAACGGATCGAGTCGAGCGATGGGCCGGTGCCCGACCGGGCCGCTCGGGCGTACCTCGAACTCCTCGCCAGCGAGCCCGACACGTTCGTCGCGACCGTCCACGACGAGGCGACCGCGCGCGAGGTCTGCGAGGCCGCCCGCGCGGTGCTCCGCGGTGAGGCGAGTTCCGAGACCCTCGCCGACCAGCTCGTCGAGGCCGGGGTGAACCCGGGCACGACCGCCGACATCGTCGCCGCCGGGCTGTTCGTCGCGCTCGAACGCGGGCTCGACGTATGA
- a CDS encoding NAD(P)/FAD-dependent oxidoreductase, with protein sequence MNVAVLGAGYAGLMLARRLERSLPSSADIVVVNDRPDHLVQHELHRVVRRPALADRITVDLDDVLDRAEVRVARVTDVDHEAGVAHLDDEAGETTLDYDVGAVCLGAETAYYDLPGIEEHSIPLKRLPDAARIRKEFLDLGSRDRAVVGGAGLSGVQVAGELAALADEEALGCEVTLLEQADAVAPNFDADFQTAVRDELESCGVVVKTGRTVERATDTAVEFEDREALDYDQLVWTGGLRGPDALGGERPLIPDTLKLGDGTFVVGDAARVTDTDGAAVPASAAAAVREALTVAKSITRIVEDDRDGVFEPRPERFRFDAPGWLVSVGDGAVGQVGPRVVRGAAANALKSTVGATYLSVVGAPSNAVGLVRDEP encoded by the coding sequence ATGAACGTCGCCGTTCTCGGTGCCGGCTACGCCGGGCTGATGCTCGCCCGCCGGCTCGAACGGAGCCTGCCGTCGTCGGCCGACATCGTCGTGGTCAACGACCGACCCGACCACCTCGTCCAGCACGAACTCCACCGGGTGGTCCGCCGGCCCGCGCTCGCCGACCGGATCACCGTGGACCTCGACGACGTGCTCGACCGTGCCGAGGTCCGCGTCGCGCGCGTCACGGACGTCGACCACGAGGCGGGCGTCGCCCACCTCGACGACGAGGCGGGTGAGACGACACTCGACTACGACGTCGGCGCGGTCTGTCTCGGGGCCGAGACGGCCTACTACGACCTGCCGGGGATCGAGGAGCACAGCATCCCCTTGAAACGCCTGCCGGACGCTGCACGCATTCGAAAGGAGTTCCTCGACCTCGGCTCCCGAGACCGGGCCGTGGTCGGCGGCGCGGGGCTGTCGGGGGTGCAGGTCGCGGGCGAACTCGCCGCGCTCGCCGACGAGGAGGCCCTCGGCTGTGAGGTCACCCTCCTCGAACAGGCCGACGCGGTCGCGCCGAACTTCGACGCCGACTTCCAGACCGCGGTCCGCGACGAGCTCGAATCGTGTGGGGTCGTGGTGAAGACGGGACGGACCGTCGAGCGGGCGACGGACACCGCGGTCGAGTTCGAGGACCGCGAGGCGCTCGACTACGACCAGCTGGTCTGGACCGGCGGGCTCCGCGGACCGGACGCGCTCGGCGGCGAGCGCCCGCTGATCCCCGACACCCTCAAGCTCGGCGACGGGACTTTCGTGGTCGGCGACGCCGCGCGGGTCACGGACACCGACGGAGCGGCGGTGCCCGCGAGCGCCGCGGCGGCGGTCCGCGAGGCGCTCACCGTGGCGAAATCCATCACCCGGATCGTCGAGGACGACCGCGACGGCGTCTTCGAGCCGCGACCCGAACGGTTCCGGTTCGACGCGCCCGGGTGGCTGGTGAGCGTCGGCGACGGCGCGGTCGGCCAAGTCGGCCCGCGCGTCGTTCGCGGTGCGGCGGCGAACGCGCTGAAGAGCACCGTCGGCGCGACGTATCTCTCGGTGGTCGGCGCGCCGAGCAATGCCGTCGGGCTGGTCCGAGACGAACCCTGA
- a CDS encoding DUF447 domain-containing protein: protein MTGPREWPVDLDGVTESVVATRGPGGAWNFAALGLHAGEPATARTWGRTRTRRNFEREGSGIVQFVHDPVVFTECALSVLERDSPVHPAAAAWARVDVERVQTGESGDTEWAEWELVPTESAVESRTVPTTNRGYGAVIEATVAASRLDVSGYDTADLQDRLAFFEDVVATCGGERERAAMALVGDLSAWDGAD from the coding sequence ATGACCGGACCCAGGGAGTGGCCGGTCGACCTCGACGGCGTCACCGAATCCGTGGTGGCGACGCGCGGCCCCGGGGGAGCCTGGAACTTCGCGGCGCTCGGGCTCCACGCCGGCGAGCCCGCGACGGCGCGGACTTGGGGTCGCACCCGAACGCGACGCAACTTCGAGCGCGAGGGCAGTGGCATAGTTCAGTTCGTCCACGACCCGGTGGTGTTCACCGAGTGCGCGCTCTCCGTGCTCGAACGCGACTCGCCGGTCCACCCCGCGGCCGCGGCGTGGGCGCGCGTCGACGTCGAGCGGGTCCAGACGGGCGAATCCGGGGACACCGAGTGGGCCGAGTGGGAACTCGTGCCCACGGAGTCGGCGGTCGAATCCCGGACCGTGCCGACCACGAACCGTGGCTACGGGGCGGTCATCGAGGCCACCGTCGCGGCCTCTCGACTCGACGTCTCGGGCTACGATACCGCCGACCTCCAGGATCGGTTGGCGTTCTTCGAGGACGTCGTCGCGACCTGCGGCGGTGAGCGCGAGCGGGCCGCGATGGCGCTGGTGGGCGACCTGTCGGCGTGGGACGGGGCCGACTGA
- a CDS encoding tRNA-dihydrouridine synthase, with amino-acid sequence MVDLDFEPRVALASLSGESDAAWAKRAADHAGLAFLGGIAIDEGSRRAAERLVERGRNEFLPEDPFAFVDRQLRALDDVPLEAGVNVRSASRAPIRDVAELCADHDAILEVNAHCRQPELCAAGCGETLLRDAHRLCEYVETAAATGAVVSVKLRAEVPGMSLPETAGWVAAAGADVLHVDAMDSEEVVREIADAVDAFVLANNGVRDAATVTEYLDYGADAVSVGRPSDRPAVLRRVREATDAWFATHETDVAEAGTGG; translated from the coding sequence ATGGTCGACCTCGACTTCGAGCCACGGGTGGCGCTGGCGAGCCTCAGCGGGGAGTCCGACGCGGCGTGGGCGAAACGCGCGGCGGACCACGCCGGCCTGGCGTTCCTCGGCGGGATCGCGATCGACGAGGGCTCGCGGCGGGCGGCCGAACGGCTGGTCGAGCGCGGTCGAAACGAGTTCCTGCCCGAGGACCCGTTCGCGTTCGTCGACCGGCAACTCCGCGCGCTCGACGACGTCCCCCTCGAAGCGGGTGTCAACGTCAGAAGCGCCTCGCGCGCGCCAATCCGGGACGTCGCCGAGCTCTGTGCCGACCACGACGCTATCCTCGAAGTCAACGCCCACTGTCGCCAGCCCGAACTCTGCGCGGCGGGCTGTGGCGAGACGCTCCTCAGAGATGCCCACCGGCTCTGTGAGTACGTCGAGACCGCCGCCGCGACGGGCGCGGTCGTGAGCGTCAAACTCCGCGCGGAGGTGCCTGGCATGTCGCTCCCCGAGACGGCCGGCTGGGTCGCGGCCGCCGGCGCGGACGTCCTCCACGTCGACGCGATGGACTCGGAGGAGGTCGTTCGGGAGATCGCCGACGCCGTCGACGCGTTCGTGCTCGCCAACAACGGCGTTCGCGACGCGGCGACCGTTACGGAGTATCTCGATTACGGTGCGGATGCGGTGAGCGTCGGCCGGCCGAGCGACCGCCCGGCCGTGCTTCGACGCGTTCGCGAGGCGACCGATGCGTGGTTCGCAACCCACGAGACGGACGTGGCGGAGGCGGGGACCGGCGGATGA
- a CDS encoding HAD family hydrolase encodes MEPDAVLFDLDATLCRRRWSPETVLSGAFDEVGVTPYTTASEMNAVVNDVPTAEDDVAFYTNCLEAAAERTNTTPERAEAVARSYHRAIDYADVEFVPGAEAALSAVDTPLGLVTNGSEATQRAKLDALGIADRFEVRVFADTGGIKPDPAPFEHALSELDVDPRETVHVGDSLHADVAGANALGIRSVWVSHGADLSVGDIRPDHTIDSPVDLPGLL; translated from the coding sequence ATGGAGCCCGACGCGGTGCTGTTCGACCTGGATGCTACCCTCTGTCGACGGCGCTGGTCGCCGGAGACGGTGCTCTCGGGGGCGTTCGACGAGGTCGGCGTGACGCCGTACACCACCGCGAGCGAGATGAACGCGGTCGTGAACGACGTGCCGACCGCCGAGGACGACGTGGCGTTCTACACCAACTGCCTCGAAGCGGCCGCAGAGCGCACGAATACGACCCCCGAACGCGCCGAGGCGGTCGCCCGCTCGTACCACCGCGCCATCGACTACGCCGACGTCGAGTTCGTTCCCGGTGCGGAGGCCGCCCTCAGCGCCGTCGACACACCCCTCGGACTCGTCACGAACGGCAGCGAGGCGACCCAGCGCGCGAAGCTCGACGCGCTCGGCATCGCCGACCGATTCGAGGTCCGGGTGTTCGCCGACACCGGCGGCATCAAACCCGACCCCGCACCGTTCGAGCACGCGCTCTCGGAACTGGATGTCGATCCCCGAGAGACGGTACACGTCGGCGACTCCCTCCACGCGGACGTCGCCGGTGCGAACGCGCTCGGCATCCGGTCGGTCTGGGTTTCACACGGGGCGGACCTATCGGTCGGTGATATCCGACCGGACCACACCATCGACTCGCCCGTGGACCTGCCCGGTCTCCTCTGA
- a CDS encoding ferritin-like domain-containing protein — MDGPDPSDVDVLNYALGLEHLEYAFYDEFLANHSEHEVECSAVANYFARPTLQYSVYQQIEDVRDHEKAHVDALTETIEQLGGTPVELADYEFPYDSMEGFVALADRIEAVGVSAYAGAAPMIDSEEVLTAALSIHSVEANHATYFQLLNLQRPAPNAFDPARSEDQVGPIAKQFVAGANGDGSDDGSGEGELSVAGLSADADGTDANNLNDEYVTYENTGDAGLDLSGWTVTDSSGTTYTFPEGVSLAPGAQVTLYTGSGTDTATERYWGRANEVWDNGADTMTVRDASGTVVLQRSYP, encoded by the coding sequence ATGGACGGACCCGACCCGAGCGACGTCGACGTACTGAACTACGCGCTGGGACTCGAACACCTCGAGTACGCGTTCTACGACGAGTTCCTCGCCAACCACTCGGAACACGAGGTCGAGTGTTCGGCGGTCGCGAACTACTTCGCCCGCCCGACCCTCCAGTACTCGGTCTACCAGCAGATCGAGGACGTCCGGGACCACGAGAAGGCCCACGTCGACGCGCTTACCGAGACGATCGAACAACTGGGTGGCACACCGGTCGAACTCGCCGACTACGAGTTCCCCTACGACTCCATGGAGGGGTTCGTCGCGCTCGCCGACCGGATCGAAGCCGTCGGCGTCTCGGCCTACGCCGGTGCGGCACCCATGATCGACAGCGAGGAGGTCCTCACGGCCGCGCTCTCGATCCACAGCGTCGAGGCTAACCACGCGACCTACTTCCAACTGCTCAACCTCCAGCGCCCCGCACCGAACGCGTTCGACCCGGCGCGAAGCGAAGACCAGGTGGGCCCGATCGCAAAGCAGTTCGTCGCGGGCGCGAACGGCGACGGAAGCGACGACGGTTCGGGGGAGGGCGAGCTCTCGGTGGCGGGGCTGAGCGCCGACGCCGACGGCACCGACGCGAACAACCTCAACGACGAGTACGTCACCTACGAGAACACCGGCGACGCGGGCCTCGACCTCTCGGGCTGGACCGTCACGGACAGCTCCGGCACGACCTACACATTCCCGGAGGGCGTCTCGCTCGCGCCGGGGGCGCAGGTCACCCTCTACACCGGGAGCGGCACCGACACCGCGACGGAACGCTACTGGGGTCGGGCGAACGAGGTCTGGGACAACGGCGCGGACACCATGACGGTGCGCGACGCGAGCGGAACGGTGGTCCTCCAGCGGTCGTACCCCTGA
- a CDS encoding aldo/keto reductase — translation MEYTTLGDTGMTVSKICLGCMSFGEGGDEMFDWTVDEEQATEVIDRAIDLGINFFDTANVYSRGDSERILGNALSEYDRDEQVVATKVWGEMRDDDPNSGGLSRKTIDQELDNSLDRLGMDTVDLYQIHRWDDDTPIEETLRALDDAVRGNKTRYIGASSMWAHQFADALHTSDSLGLERFVTMQNHYNLVYREEEREMNPLAAKEGVGVIPWSPLAGGYLARPHERADEMRDMTEDRYDTPQAREINERVQEVADEAGVSMSQIGLAWLLSKEGVTAPIYGTSSVEHLEDAVEAVELDLAASDIEYLEEPYEPMAVLGHE, via the coding sequence ATGGAGTACACGACGCTCGGTGACACCGGCATGACGGTCAGCAAGATCTGTCTCGGCTGCATGAGCTTCGGGGAGGGTGGCGACGAGATGTTCGATTGGACCGTCGACGAGGAGCAGGCCACCGAGGTGATCGACCGCGCGATCGATCTCGGGATCAACTTCTTCGATACCGCGAACGTCTACTCCCGCGGCGACAGCGAGCGGATCCTCGGCAACGCGCTCTCGGAGTACGACCGCGACGAACAGGTGGTCGCCACCAAGGTCTGGGGCGAGATGCGCGACGACGACCCCAACTCGGGCGGTCTGTCGCGAAAGACCATCGACCAGGAGCTCGACAACTCCCTCGATAGATTAGGTATGGACACCGTCGACCTCTATCAGATCCACCGCTGGGACGACGACACGCCGATCGAGGAGACCCTTCGCGCGCTCGACGACGCCGTGCGAGGGAACAAAACGCGGTATATCGGCGCGAGCTCGATGTGGGCCCACCAGTTCGCCGACGCACTCCACACCAGCGATTCGCTCGGCCTCGAACGGTTCGTCACGATGCAGAACCACTACAACCTCGTCTATCGGGAGGAGGAACGCGAGATGAACCCGCTGGCGGCGAAGGAGGGCGTGGGAGTGATCCCCTGGAGCCCGCTCGCGGGCGGCTACCTCGCGCGCCCCCACGAACGGGCCGACGAGATGCGCGACATGACGGAGGACCGATACGACACCCCACAGGCCCGCGAGATCAACGAACGCGTTCAGGAGGTCGCCGACGAGGCGGGCGTGAGCATGAGTCAGATCGGCCTCGCGTGGCTGCTCTCGAAGGAGGGCGTGACCGCACCCATCTACGGCACGTCGAGCGTCGAGCACCTCGAAGACGCCGTCGAGGCGGTCGAACTCGACCTCGCCGCGAGCGATATCGAGTACCTCGAAGAACCCTACGAGCCGATGGCGGTCCTCGGCCACGAGTAG
- the cofD gene encoding 2-phospho-L-lactate transferase, with the protein MVTFLSGGTGTPKLLSGADSVFAPRETTVVANTGDDVELGGLLVSPDLDTVLYDRGGVLDRERWWAVADDTTATHDELQERSAAAGFEPGPRYLPDEKQTAGRDLARWRRFSGVSEFMLIGDRDRATHLLRTSLLDEGYSLTGTTSQLADSYDLGLELLPMSDDPVATMIHTPQDEVHFQEFWVAEGGERSVEDVEFRGAESADPTDAVLEALAGPVVIGPSNPVTSIGPMLALDGVREALAETTVVAVSPFIGDEVFSGPAAKLMEAVGLEASTAGVAEAYPFCDAFVVDDGDDTPLDRPTVKTDITIDTPEDSARVARAVADALELGRGES; encoded by the coding sequence ATGGTGACGTTTCTCTCCGGCGGCACCGGCACGCCGAAGCTTCTCTCCGGTGCCGATTCGGTTTTCGCCCCCCGCGAGACCACCGTGGTCGCCAACACCGGCGACGACGTCGAACTCGGTGGCCTGCTGGTCTCGCCCGACCTCGATACGGTGCTCTACGACCGCGGCGGCGTGCTCGACCGCGAGCGGTGGTGGGCGGTAGCCGACGACACGACCGCGACCCACGACGAACTCCAGGAACGCTCGGCGGCGGCGGGCTTCGAACCCGGCCCGCGCTACCTCCCTGACGAAAAACAGACCGCGGGGCGCGACCTCGCGCGCTGGCGGCGATTCTCGGGCGTGAGTGAGTTCATGTTGATCGGCGACCGCGACCGCGCCACACACCTCCTTAGAACCAGTCTCCTCGACGAGGGCTACTCGCTCACCGGGACGACCAGTCAACTCGCCGATTCGTACGATCTCGGGCTCGAACTCCTCCCGATGAGCGACGACCCGGTCGCAACGATGATCCACACTCCCCAAGACGAGGTCCACTTTCAGGAGTTCTGGGTGGCCGAAGGCGGTGAGCGCTCGGTCGAGGACGTCGAGTTCCGGGGCGCGGAATCCGCCGATCCCACCGACGCGGTGCTGGAGGCGCTCGCCGGTCCCGTCGTGATCGGCCCGTCGAACCCCGTGACGAGCATCGGGCCGATGCTCGCACTCGACGGCGTTCGGGAGGCGCTCGCCGAGACGACCGTGGTGGCTGTCTCGCCCTTTATCGGTGACGAGGTCTTCTCCGGGCCGGCGGCGAAGCTGATGGAAGCCGTCGGGCTGGAGGCGAGCACCGCGGGGGTCGCCGAGGCCTATCCGTTCTGCGACGCGTTCGTGGTCGACGACGGCGACGACACGCCGCTCGACCGGCCGACGGTGAAGACCGACATCACGATCGACACCCCCGAGGACTCGGCACGGGTCGCACGCGCCGTCGCCGACGCGCTCGAACTCGGGCGGGGGGAGAGCTGA
- a CDS encoding 30S ribosomal protein S17e, whose product MAIKPAYIKKTANELLERYPDAFSTDFEHNKESVTALTNVQSKGVRNRIAGYVSRKRQSEAAAA is encoded by the coding sequence ATGGCCATCAAACCCGCCTACATCAAGAAGACGGCGAACGAGCTGCTCGAACGGTATCCCGACGCGTTCTCGACCGACTTCGAGCACAACAAGGAGAGCGTCACCGCGCTCACCAACGTCCAGTCGAAGGGCGTCCGCAACCGGATCGCGGGCTACGTCTCCCGCAAGCGCCAGTCCGAAGCCGCGGCCGCCTGA
- a CDS encoding 3-dehydroquinate synthase II — protein sequence MTRTVWLKADDSVGDWEERKRRITAGLEAGVDWVLCDEADVSKVRDLGAVSVAAFANGGIDTIGDEGEGPDATVVGKGGEGDGTADLPPDLSGSADLSAIRRDDADGAYVRVFNQDYESFAEAAASEADYTFIIGEDWTIIPLENLIARIGEETHLVAGVETADEARTAFETLETGSDGVLLDSSDPDEIRRTVEIRDEAEREHLDLQWAEITGIEQVGSADRVCVDTGSLLSDDEGMLVGSMSRGLFFVHAETAESPYVASRPFRVNAGAVHAYVRTPDGGTQYLSEVKSGDEVQVVDTDGRTREALVGRAKIERRPMFRVEATVGATVDDAESGEIDGDHIETLLQNAETIKVATPNGPKAVTDLKVGDEVKVYHEETARHFGEAVDERIVEK from the coding sequence ATGACACGCACGGTCTGGCTCAAAGCCGACGACTCGGTTGGCGACTGGGAGGAGCGGAAACGACGGATCACGGCGGGGCTCGAAGCCGGCGTCGACTGGGTGCTCTGCGACGAGGCCGACGTCTCGAAGGTCCGCGACCTCGGCGCGGTGTCGGTCGCGGCGTTCGCGAACGGCGGCATCGACACCATCGGGGACGAGGGCGAAGGGCCCGACGCGACGGTTGTCGGGAAGGGCGGCGAGGGCGACGGTACGGCCGACCTGCCACCCGACCTCTCGGGGTCGGCCGACCTCTCGGCGATCCGCCGTGACGACGCCGACGGCGCGTACGTCAGGGTGTTCAACCAGGACTACGAGTCCTTCGCCGAGGCCGCCGCGAGCGAGGCCGACTACACCTTCATCATCGGCGAGGACTGGACCATCATCCCGCTCGAGAACCTGATCGCGCGCATCGGCGAGGAGACCCACCTCGTCGCCGGTGTCGAGACCGCCGACGAGGCCCGAACGGCGTTCGAGACGCTCGAAACCGGCTCCGACGGTGTGCTGCTCGATTCGAGCGACCCCGACGAGATCCGGCGCACGGTCGAGATCCGTGACGAGGCCGAGCGCGAACACCTCGACCTCCAGTGGGCCGAGATCACGGGGATCGAACAGGTCGGGTCCGCGGACCGGGTCTGTGTCGACACCGGGTCCCTGCTCTCGGACGACGAGGGGATGCTCGTGGGCTCGATGAGCCGCGGGCTGTTCTTCGTCCACGCCGAGACCGCCGAATCGCCCTACGTGGCCTCGCGGCCCTTCCGGGTGAACGCCGGCGCGGTCCACGCCTACGTTCGGACACCGGACGGTGGCACCCAGTACCTCTCCGAAGTCAAGAGCGGCGACGAGGTTCAGGTGGTCGACACCGACGGCCGAACCCGCGAGGCGCTGGTCGGGCGAGCGAAGATCGAGCGCCGACCGATGTTCCGGGTGGAGGCGACGGTCGGCGCGACGGTCGACGACGCCGAGAGCGGCGAGATCGACGGCGACCACATCGAGACCCTGCTCCAGAACGCCGAGACGATCAAGGTCGCCACCCCGAACGGGCCGAAGGCGGTGACGGACCTCAAGGTCGGCGACGAGGTCAAGGTCTACCACGAGGAGACGGCGCGCCACTTCGGCGAGGCGGTCGACGAGCGGATCGTCGAGAAGTGA